The window GACGCTGACTACGACTCGAACCTTGCTTCCGAAGGAAGACGAGGTGAGATCCGTAAGTTCCTTCCGGAGATCCGACATTCCCGGATCGAACCCATCTACGGCGATCACAAGCGCAGGGGCGCTCTCTGAGTTCGATTGCTGAATGAGCCAGTGACGGGCTTCCGCTGTCGTGACAGGCCATGCGAGCTCGCGGCCAAAAGCGTCTGCGAGAGACTGGATTACGCCGCTTCCGCCAGCTTCGAGGAAGAGGGTGACGAAGTTCTCGTCGTCTCTGGTCTTCTCCACCAGCTCCCGCAGGACACTACTCTTTCCGATTAGCGGCGGGCCCTCCACGAGGACGAGACGATCACCGGCTGCGAGGTGAGCGAGCACCGCGATCGTGCTTTTCCTCTTCAGGAGGAAATTCGACTCGAACGGCAGGGAGTGGTCGCTTCCGGTCGAAGTTAGCTCCCCGATGACTGATGCACTGACCTGCTCGACGGCCTGCCGCCAGATTGTCGGGTTTGTGCCCATCAACGTTTCTATCGCCCGAGCCACATCAGCTCTCGCAACGCGCGCTGCAGCCGTGACGATCCCGGTGAACTGGCTCTCGGACAGGGTTGCCCCATCGAGCGAACCGCCGTCATGGGTCCTGATGATCCGCACGTCGTGTCCGTTCGAGACGACCACCAGTGGCGCCATCGGATTCAGGACTCGGGCGTATGACAGCCCCTGGGCTTCATCGTCCGCGGTTAGAGGCAGTCCCGGACGCTTGAGTTCGAGCACGGCCAGGGGCGAGTTGCCATCGTAGAGAACGATGTCAGCGCGCCCTTCCTTGCGGTAGTCCGCGACGCCGTCCACCTCGATGTTGGCCCTGCCGAAATTGAAAGCGAACTTGATCTGGTGACGGACGCTGCCAGACGGCAGCCACGGGAATGCCCTAGCGATGGTCGCGTTCATGTTCCCTTCGTAGTCGGCTTCGGTAGGCGAGGTGGTGAGCTGCTTCGCGACCATGACAATGTTCCCTTAAGCCTGAGTTGCGTCCCAGGCGTTCTTGGCGACGGCTTGGATCCGTCTGAAAATCCGAGCGTGCATGTCGGTATTGGAGGAGCGTTCCGCAAGGCACGGCCGTCCGGCGTTCAGCGACCATTTCGTTCGATTTTTCACTTTTACACAGAGTAGCCGCCAAGGGCATCCTGAACGGTCAGGCCCATCTCTACGGCGGAGAGACTGCAAGACCTAGGCTCTCAGGCGCAAACCTCCGCGGCCTAACTATGTGCTTGAGATTATGGAGCAGCACCGCGGGAGCCTTGTCCGGCACCCGAAGGCTTCGAACCTGCGAACTTTGGAATCGGAGCCGAGCATGCCGGTTGCTGAGCCATGGGAGCAACTGTCCCGGATCAGAGCCTGTCCGACCGTCAGGGATATGCAATCGAATCCTTGCGCACAATTGTTGACAACGGCGTCAGGTTGTCGCCTTTTCGAATCCATGGATTCGATCTCTGAAATCATGCGCGCGCTGAGGGGCGGACGCGCGCTGCTGGGCCTCAGCCAGGAGGAACTCGCGGAGCTTGCGGGCGTCAGCCGGCAGATCGTCGTGAGGATCGAAAAGGGCGAGAGCAACGTCCTGGTGGAGGCCGTCGAGAAGGTGCGCACGGCGCTCGAGGCCTCGGGCGTGGCGTTCATCGACGCCACGCGGGAGCACGGTCCGGGCGTCGCCATGGCGCGCCGCCCGTCCGCTGAGGACATGGTTCCTCAAGGATTCGGGGAAGGCTAGCTGGCGATCCCTTTCCCCAATCGGTTCGGCGCATGTCGCCGGACAATCGCCTGCACGTCCTCCGACTGAAGAAGCTCCCGGTCCAGCAGTTGCCCTGCCAGGGCCTCGACCGCAGCGAGATGACCCCTCACGATGGCCTTGGCCCGCGACAACTGCTCTGCAAGAATGCCGTCGATCTCTCTTCTCGCAGTCGCGGGAACTCCGCTGAGCCAGTTCATGCCGGGATAGTCGTCTTCCATCAAGAATGAGAGACTCCGCCCCATGCCGTAGCTGCAAACCATCCGCGTGGCGATCGAGGTCGCCCTGTGAAGATCGCTGCCGCGGCCTCCGCCCGCGCCGGCAGATCGCGTGCCGAGCAGGACCTCCTCCGCCGCAGCTCCTCCGAGCATCCTGCATATGTGCGCTTCCATCGAAGCCCGGGTTTCCATGTCTCCTGGCACGTCCAGATACCGCGTCATTCCCTGCACGGGCGCATCGGATGAGAACGTCCTGAACTGCTTGCGCATCGAGACGCTTGCCCTGCAGCCCGGCTGGAGCGCAAGTGCAACGACGGCATGCCCGCTCTCGTGGACCGCCACGCGGTGTGCGATTTGCGCAGGAAGTGTCTGAAGCGGTGGCAGCGCCTCGGCGACGTGGGCGGGTCCGGCCGGCTGCCGAGCCGCCCTGGCAAGTCGTCTTGCCTCCCTGGCCAGCTTCTCGAGATCGGAACCGCTCCATGCCTTGAGGTCGGCGGCGATCCTCCGAAGCTCCTGGTCGTCGCCCGTGGCGCCCAGGTGGAAACGCAGTATCTCCGCGCGCTCGTCCGCATCCGGCAGATCCATTCTGACATGTCGTTCGATCCTGCCGCTTCGCAGGAGGGCGCGGTCAACCGCTTCCGGGAAGTTGGTGGCTGCGACCACCACGATCCCCTGCCTCCCGTCGACGCCGTCGATACATTCCAGGAGCGAGTTCACGACCTGGGTCTGATAGCCGACATGATGGCCCGAGAATTTCGTTCTATCGCCGATCGAATCCAGCTCGTCCAGGAACACGATCGCCGGCTGCAATTCCCTGGCCTTCTCGAAGGTCGACCTCATCGCCGCAAGGAGATCCCCGAGATGTCCCCTGGCCTGCCATTTCGCGACCGACTCCGCTATCAGCGGGATGCCGCACATCTTCGCGAGAGCGCGGGCAAAGAGGGTCTTGCCAGTTCCGGGGGGGCCGTGGAGAAGGATTCCGCGATCGAGATCGGCCCAGGTGATCTCGCCTGACCGCGCACGCTCCAAGTCCTTGGCGAAGGAACGCGCCCAGGCCTTCACGTCCCTGTATCCGGGCAGTTCTTCCAGGCTGGGTGCGTCGTCCGCTGCGGTGCCAGACGCGGAGGAGCGGAGGATCCGCGCATGATCCGATGTGAGGCTGAATTTCGTGACGACCGGAGCCAGCATCACGACGTCGTTGCCGGCGAGAAGTTCCGCCGTGTCGGGCCGGATCGGGTTTCGGCCGAGCAGCGACCGGGCCGCCACGATGTGCGCGGCCGAGGGCCGCGGCAGGTCGATTACCGCGTCGGCCGCCGCCGCCAGTTCTATCGGTAGGTCCTTTCTGTGTCTGGCGAGGACGAGGATCGCAGGAAACTTCCCGTAGGATCGAAGAAGGTCACTCCCTCCCGGCGTCGGCATTTTGTTCCGTGGCTTGGACTCGATGGAATGGACCAGCGCCCTGGGAGGGCGCGTCTCGGTCCAGTCCGGGAAGCGGCCGTTCACGAAAAGCTCGGTCGCCGCCTCGTAGATCCCCAGGTTGATCGCCGATTCCGCGATCAGCACGACGATGGTCGGGCGCCCCCGCCTAAGTAGGTGCTGTGACCGCAACGCCCTGCCTACGCAGCAGTATGCCAGGAAAAGCACCGGCGACTGGCGGATCTTTCGAAACTGGTCGGCGTCAAGCCTTCCCACTGAAGAGCTCTTCCCCATCGTTCAGATCTCTCCGTCCACGCTCCATCGTCTCAGCGAGTCCTCGGCCACAGACGATGGGCGGCCCAAGAGGTACCAGCGCTGCGACGAGCGGGCCATTCCTTGCTGAAGCGAGAAAAGGTGGAGGGGAGCGGTGAAGCTCATCGAGCTGCGCTGCCCGTGATCCTCGTCGCTGCCGCCGGGATATGAGATGAATCCCACCAGCGTCGGCACGATGAACTTCTCGATGAACCATTCCTCGACGACCGGCGTCTGGCTGGCGTCGAGGTTGGGGAGGGACCTGCTGTTGGTCACGCGTCGGAGGTCCCCCGCCAGATGCTCGACGGCATTGGCGTGGCGGG is drawn from Sinorhizobium sojae CCBAU 05684 and contains these coding sequences:
- a CDS encoding helix-turn-helix transcriptional regulator, which gives rise to MDSISEIMRALRGGRALLGLSQEELAELAGVSRQIVVRIEKGESNVLVEAVEKVRTALEASGVAFIDATREHGPGVAMARRPSAEDMVPQGFGEG
- a CDS encoding AAA family ATPase; this translates as MGRLDADQFRKIRQSPVLFLAYCCVGRALRSQHLLRRGRPTIVVLIAESAINLGIYEAATELFVNGRFPDWTETRPPRALVHSIESKPRNKMPTPGGSDLLRSYGKFPAILVLARHRKDLPIELAAAADAVIDLPRPSAAHIVAARSLLGRNPIRPDTAELLAGNDVVMLAPVVTKFSLTSDHARILRSSASGTAADDAPSLEELPGYRDVKAWARSFAKDLERARSGEITWADLDRGILLHGPPGTGKTLFARALAKMCGIPLIAESVAKWQARGHLGDLLAAMRSTFEKARELQPAIVFLDELDSIGDRTKFSGHHVGYQTQVVNSLLECIDGVDGRQGIVVVAATNFPEAVDRALLRSGRIERHVRMDLPDADERAEILRFHLGATGDDQELRRIAADLKAWSGSDLEKLAREARRLARAARQPAGPAHVAEALPPLQTLPAQIAHRVAVHESGHAVVALALQPGCRASVSMRKQFRTFSSDAPVQGMTRYLDVPGDMETRASMEAHICRMLGGAAAEEVLLGTRSAGAGGGRGSDLHRATSIATRMVCSYGMGRSLSFLMEDDYPGMNWLSGVPATARREIDGILAEQLSRAKAIVRGHLAAVEALAGQLLDRELLQSEDVQAIVRRHAPNRLGKGIAS